The Ranitomeya imitator isolate aRanImi1 chromosome 3, aRanImi1.pri, whole genome shotgun sequence genome has a window encoding:
- the DYNLL2 gene encoding dynein light chain 2, cytoplasmic, whose protein sequence is MSDRKAVIKNADMSEDMQQDAVDCATQAMEKYNIEKDIAAYIKKEFDKKYNPTWHCIVGRNFGSYVTHETKHFIYFYLGQVAILLFKSG, encoded by the exons ATGTCTGACAGAAAAGCTGTGATAAAGAATGCTGATATGTCTGAGGACATGCAGCAGGATGCCGTGGACTGTGCCACACAAGCTATGGAGAAATATAACATTGAGAAAGATATTGCAGCTTATATTAAGAAG GAATTTGACAAGAAGTACAATCCGACTTGGCACTGCATTGTTGGCAGAAACTTTGGCAGTTATGTAACACATGAGACAAagcatttcatctatttttatttgGGCCAGGTTGCAATTCTTCTCTTCAAGTCGGGCTAG